In a genomic window of Microcoleus sp. AS-A8:
- a CDS encoding class I SAM-dependent methyltransferase, with protein sequence MNTQSLIMRIYDKWRTWLYIREQKRQIDLYINNNRKPWTEGYSLFKEKFISQSLNDNHLIDDFKNCLPLPQGYGEFLDDRVVEYPWFISRITQEPGKLLDAGSALNFSYILQHQNLLKKDITIVTLEPEADCYWHKRISYAFCDLRDLPFKENFFDDVVSISTIEHLGMDNSIYSSNPDFVEKNKFDFLKAITELKRVTKPGGKVYITVPYGKYTDFGWYQQFDAKMINLLIDNFAPDKFIETYYCYESGGWTLSNKQYCQKFEGFNIHDTKYFNPESTKDYDPDYAAASRAVAALELWK encoded by the coding sequence ATGAATACTCAATCTTTAATAATGCGAATCTATGACAAATGGCGTACTTGGCTTTATATCCGAGAGCAAAAGCGTCAAATAGATTTATATATAAACAATAACCGCAAACCTTGGACAGAAGGATATTCTCTATTTAAAGAGAAATTTATTAGTCAATCACTTAATGACAATCATCTTATAGATGATTTTAAGAATTGTTTGCCATTACCTCAAGGCTATGGTGAATTTTTGGATGATAGAGTTGTTGAATATCCTTGGTTTATTTCACGTATTACTCAAGAACCGGGTAAATTGCTTGATGCGGGTTCAGCCCTTAATTTTAGCTATATCCTCCAACACCAAAATCTCTTAAAAAAGGACATTACAATTGTAACCTTAGAACCTGAAGCGGATTGTTACTGGCACAAACGAATCTCTTATGCATTTTGCGACCTCCGCGACCTCCCATTTAAGGAAAATTTCTTTGATGATGTTGTTTCAATATCAACTATTGAACATTTGGGAATGGATAACTCAATTTATTCATCCAATCCAGACTTTGTCGAAAAAAATAAATTTGATTTTTTGAAAGCTATAACAGAACTGAAGAGAGTAACCAAACCGGGAGGAAAAGTTTATATTACTGTACCTTATGGTAAATACACAGATTTTGGCTGGTATCAACAGTTTGATGCTAAGATGATTAACCTGTTGATCGATAATTTTGCTCCCGATAAGTTTATTGAAACTTATTACTGCTATGAATCAGGTGGTTGGACACTTAGCAATAAGCAATATTGCCAAAAATTTGAAGGTTTCAATATCCATGATACAAAATATTTTAATCCAGAAAGCACGAAAGATTATGACCCTGACTATGCTGCTGCTAGTAGGGCTGTTGCTGCTTTAGAGCTGTGGAAGTGA
- a CDS encoding class I SAM-dependent methyltransferase — translation MNSQFPYTLEQAVSWLRQQPDQQELVYHCYYDDPLESAAERFSNSEEWNAIKHLLRKHLPGKVLDIGAGRGIVSYAFAKAGCSVTALEPDPSSLVGAKAIQDLVDKTNLPIEIVQEYGETLPFQNNYFDVVYARAVLHHAQDLKQFCKEAARVLRCGGVFLAAREHVISRKEDLQIFLDSHALHSLYGEENAYLLQEYTDAISSAGLKIQKVMGHYESVLNYAPMTQQEFQSMTTSMLTHFRIGTKLSSLLASQEFVQDFYGWHLSKKLDTPGRHFSFLAFKN, via the coding sequence ATGAATAGCCAATTTCCTTATACCTTAGAACAAGCCGTAAGTTGGTTACGGCAGCAGCCCGATCAACAAGAACTTGTATATCATTGTTATTACGATGATCCCTTAGAATCAGCGGCTGAGCGGTTTAGTAATAGCGAGGAATGGAACGCGATAAAGCATCTATTGCGAAAACATCTTCCTGGCAAAGTATTAGACATTGGGGCAGGAAGAGGAATTGTTAGTTATGCCTTTGCTAAAGCTGGATGCTCCGTCACTGCCCTAGAACCTGACCCTAGTTCGTTAGTTGGGGCTAAAGCTATTCAGGATTTAGTTGATAAGACCAATTTGCCTATTGAAATTGTTCAAGAATACGGCGAAACATTACCCTTTCAAAATAATTATTTTGATGTTGTGTACGCACGAGCGGTACTCCATCACGCCCAAGATCTAAAACAGTTTTGTAAAGAGGCCGCACGAGTCTTGAGGTGCGGTGGTGTTTTTCTAGCGGCTCGCGAACACGTCATTTCTAGAAAAGAAGACCTGCAAATCTTTTTAGATTCTCACGCTTTACACTCTCTCTACGGAGAAGAAAACGCGTATCTATTGCAAGAGTATACAGACGCCATTAGCTCAGCAGGATTAAAGATTCAAAAAGTGATGGGTCATTATGAGAGTGTACTTAATTATGCACCCATGACCCAACAAGAGTTTCAATCGATGACTACATCCATGCTTACTCATTTTCGCATTGGTACCAAACTATCTAGTTTGCTGGCTTCCCAAGAATTCGTACAAGACTTTTATGGCTGGCATCTCTCGAAAAAGTTGGATACTCCTGGTCGTCATTTTTCCTTCTTGGCATTCAAAAATTAA
- a CDS encoding FkbM family methyltransferase, translated as MQNSINYWLHFVYYQVLNASYETQLNRLKANIFTRLFYKIIKLSDPLISYKIAGFDLLFPFSHQLPFILKTYPLYSSNLARLAKYVKEKYKHLKFIDVGANIGDSIALLRKEAEFPILCIEGDEQFLSVLEKNATFFSEVHIVQAYLGESSNSIRGTAIKQGGTAHLSENMVGENIIEVKKLSDVLKDYPSFCQSKMIKVDTDGFDCKILRGAADFLKSAKPIIFFEYDPFFLAEQGDNGTSIFDDLSNYGYKNLLIYDNFGDLMLSANINNYRLLEELHLYFSGRLGHRYCDICVFHTEDSDLFEIAREREIQFFENIRGIKSGDNAYSL; from the coding sequence ATGCAAAACAGCATTAATTATTGGCTTCACTTTGTTTACTATCAGGTGCTTAATGCCTCTTATGAGACTCAATTAAATAGGCTCAAGGCGAACATCTTTACTAGACTATTTTATAAAATCATCAAGTTGAGCGATCCTTTGATTAGCTATAAAATAGCTGGCTTTGATTTACTCTTTCCTTTTTCTCACCAATTACCCTTTATCCTAAAAACTTATCCTCTATACTCTTCAAATCTTGCAAGACTTGCCAAGTATGTAAAAGAAAAATATAAACATCTAAAGTTTATTGATGTTGGAGCTAATATTGGTGACTCTATTGCTCTTTTGAGAAAAGAAGCTGAATTTCCTATTTTGTGTATTGAAGGAGATGAGCAGTTTTTATCTGTATTAGAAAAAAATGCTACTTTTTTTTCAGAAGTTCATATAGTTCAAGCCTACCTAGGAGAATCCAGTAATAGTATTAGAGGAACCGCTATAAAACAGGGTGGTACAGCCCATCTCAGTGAGAATATGGTAGGAGAAAACATTATAGAAGTCAAAAAACTATCAGATGTTTTAAAAGATTATCCATCGTTTTGCCAGTCTAAAATGATTAAAGTGGACACTGACGGTTTTGATTGCAAAATCCTCAGAGGTGCTGCTGATTTTCTTAAAAGCGCAAAACCTATCATCTTTTTTGAATATGACCCATTTTTTTTAGCCGAGCAAGGAGATAATGGAACTTCTATTTTCGATGATTTGAGTAACTATGGTTATAAAAATTTATTAATTTATGACAATTTTGGAGATTTAATGCTATCTGCCAATATTAATAACTATAGACTTTTGGAAGAGCTTCACTTATATTTCTCAGGTCGATTGGGGCACCGTTACTGTGATATTTGTGTTTTTCATACTGAAGATAGTGATTTATTTGAAATAGCAAGAGAGCGTGAAATTCAGTTCTTTGAAAATATTAGGGGAATAAAAAGCGGGGATAATGCGTATTCTCTATGA
- a CDS encoding glycosyltransferase family 4 protein — MRILYDGKIYKIYNEHTPGGVIRYFTNLISRIPLNFIPNLTIVQHQNIIYPVHSNLKIWEYKLFRPVRLYHQLEKHYFQTIATFNSFDLAHPTYYSLLSKQELNQYRYPIVLTVYDMVHEIFRDKIDPKGEHVELKRKAISSADRLICISENTKKDLMHWYSVPEDKITVTYLAAGIDSSLSWGDDSVPSRPYYLYVGSRDASYKNFDTLLLAFANVASINPDVMLCVVGYPFSETEIKRIAELKLSDRIELYTYANDAHLAKLYRCSIAFVYPSLYEGFGIPTLEAMSCGTPVVASNCSSIPEVVGDAGLMFNPKSVSALTDIMMFLLDNPTERERLITKGHQRAKTFSWDKTVAKTVEVYHSVSN, encoded by the coding sequence ATGCGTATTCTCTATGATGGTAAAATTTATAAGATTTATAATGAACACACACCGGGAGGTGTGATTCGGTATTTTACTAATTTGATTAGTAGGATACCCCTAAATTTTATTCCTAATTTAACTATAGTTCAGCATCAAAATATTATTTATCCAGTTCATTCAAATCTAAAAATTTGGGAGTATAAATTATTTCGACCAGTAAGGCTATATCACCAATTAGAGAAGCATTATTTCCAAACGATCGCAACGTTCAATTCCTTCGATCTTGCTCATCCAACCTACTATTCGTTACTTTCAAAGCAAGAACTCAACCAATATCGTTATCCTATTGTGTTGACAGTCTATGATATGGTTCATGAAATATTTCGTGACAAAATCGATCCCAAGGGTGAACATGTTGAACTAAAACGTAAAGCCATTTCGTCAGCGGATAGACTAATCTGTATTTCTGAAAATACAAAGAAAGATTTAATGCACTGGTATTCCGTACCGGAAGATAAAATAACGGTTACTTATCTTGCAGCCGGAATAGATTCAAGTCTGTCTTGGGGAGATGACTCCGTTCCCTCTCGTCCATACTATCTTTATGTAGGTAGCCGTGACGCTAGCTATAAAAACTTTGATACCTTATTATTAGCTTTTGCTAACGTAGCATCTATTAATCCCGATGTTATGCTTTGTGTTGTTGGTTACCCGTTTTCGGAAACAGAGATCAAACGAATTGCTGAACTCAAATTAAGTGATCGCATTGAACTCTACACCTATGCTAACGACGCCCATCTAGCCAAACTTTATCGTTGCAGTATTGCTTTTGTCTATCCTTCCCTCTATGAAGGTTTTGGCATTCCTACTCTAGAAGCGATGTCCTGCGGAACCCCGGTTGTTGCATCCAACTGCTCCAGTATTCCTGAAGTCGTAGGAGATGCTGGTTTAATGTTTAACCCCAAGTCAGTTAGCGCTCTAACTGATATTATGATGTTTTTGCTCGATAATCCCACAGAACGCGAACGCTTAATTACCAAGGGACACCAAAGAGCAAAAACTTTTAGTTGGGATAAAACTGTAGCTAAAACTGTGGAGGTTTATCATTCAGTCAGCAACTGA
- a CDS encoding FkbM family methyltransferase has translation MFNLTKKIIRKSLKLLGFEIYRHRQAIEQTPRASMYGCLRQACQNGLQPKTIIDVGAASGTLALYEVFPEAIHILIEPLEEYIPHLNSLVDKLEQAEYIIAAATATPGKLVLNVHPDLVGSSLYKEDEDSDVNGVERTIPAMTLDNICSERGSEGPYLIKIDTQGSELEVLKGAQTVLKDTEFIILEVSFFEFFKGGPQVYDCLSFMKNLGFVPYDIFDLQYRLLDGAMSQVDIAFVREQSQLRKYHFYATREQRAELTKKLLS, from the coding sequence ATGTTTAATTTAACCAAAAAAATAATTAGAAAATCTTTGAAATTATTAGGTTTTGAGATTTACCGCCACAGACAAGCGATCGAACAAACTCCTAGAGCATCAATGTACGGTTGTCTTCGCCAAGCTTGCCAAAATGGGCTTCAACCTAAAACCATCATTGATGTTGGTGCAGCTAGTGGAACTCTTGCCTTATATGAGGTATTTCCTGAAGCCATACATATCCTTATTGAACCACTTGAAGAATACATCCCCCACCTTAATTCTTTGGTGGATAAGCTGGAGCAAGCTGAATATATTATTGCTGCCGCGACAGCTACACCTGGTAAACTGGTGCTCAACGTCCATCCTGACCTGGTAGGCTCATCCCTTTATAAAGAAGATGAGGATTCTGATGTCAATGGGGTGGAGCGGACGATTCCTGCAATGACACTGGATAATATTTGCTCCGAGCGAGGTAGTGAAGGCCCATATCTGATAAAAATTGATACACAAGGCTCCGAGCTAGAGGTCTTAAAGGGCGCACAGACAGTCTTGAAAGACACAGAATTTATTATTCTTGAAGTCTCATTTTTTGAGTTTTTCAAAGGTGGGCCACAAGTCTATGATTGCCTGAGTTTTATGAAAAATTTAGGCTTTGTCCCGTATGATATATTTGACTTGCAATACCGTTTGTTAGACGGAGCGATGTCTCAAGTTGATATCGCTTTTGTGCGTGAGCAAAGCCAGCTAAGAAAATATCATTTTTATGCAACACGAGAACAAAGAGCAGAGCTGACTAAAAAATTACTCAGCTAA
- a CDS encoding glycosyltransferase, which yields MVKDFPKISLVTPSFNQAEFIEATIQSILSQGYPNLEYIIIDGGSTDGSVEIIKKYEKHLHFWCSEPDAGQYDAINKGFAHSSGEIMGWLNSDDMYFSWTLKTVASIMSELPEVDWLTTLSPAYWDWHGFCYGIGSIIGYSRKAYLDGFYLPGSYKTALGWIQQESTFWRRNLWQKVGGSIATEFSLAGDFDLWSRFYSHADLYGTPSPLGGFRYQPNQRSRQIEQYLVEAQKSLTQMRALLNWSPNYPRSIALKLRLNKIPKVRTVSQSMYSYVGKRIVRTNLDSPDSYWNVEEYKFY from the coding sequence ATGGTTAAGGATTTCCCTAAAATTTCTCTAGTCACTCCTTCTTTTAATCAGGCTGAATTTATTGAAGCAACGATTCAGAGCATTCTCAGCCAGGGATATCCCAACCTTGAGTACATTATCATTGATGGCGGTTCTACAGACGGTAGTGTAGAAATTATCAAAAAATACGAAAAGCATCTTCATTTCTGGTGTAGCGAACCTGATGCTGGGCAATACGATGCCATTAACAAAGGGTTTGCTCACTCTAGTGGTGAGATTATGGGATGGCTTAACAGCGACGACATGTATTTTTCTTGGACGCTAAAAACAGTGGCGAGTATCATGTCTGAACTGCCTGAAGTCGATTGGTTAACCACCCTCTCTCCCGCTTATTGGGACTGGCATGGCTTTTGTTATGGAATTGGTTCGATCATTGGCTACTCAAGAAAAGCTTATCTTGATGGTTTTTATCTACCTGGTTCATATAAAACGGCTCTAGGTTGGATTCAACAAGAATCGACATTTTGGAGGCGTAACCTTTGGCAAAAAGTGGGTGGCTCTATTGCTACTGAGTTTAGTTTAGCTGGCGACTTTGACCTATGGTCTCGCTTTTACTCCCATGCAGACTTATACGGAACTCCTTCGCCACTGGGTGGATTTCGCTATCAACCCAATCAAAGGAGTCGTCAGATTGAGCAATATTTAGTAGAAGCTCAAAAATCCCTAACCCAAATGCGGGCTTTATTAAACTGGTCGCCTAACTACCCCAGAAGTATTGCACTGAAATTGAGACTCAATAAAATTCCTAAAGTCCGTACAGTGAGTCAGTCAATGTATAGCTATGTTGGGAAACGTATAGTAAGAACTAATCTGGACTCACCAGATAGTTACTGGAACGTTGAAGAATATAAATTTTATTAG
- a CDS encoding ABC transporter permease, with product MHTKELIIEAGRSESQYWKDIWRYRELFYFLAWRDILVRYKQTIIGMAWALIRPFLTMVVFTVVFGTLAKLPSEGAPYPILVFSAMLPWQFFANALSECSNSLISNANLISKVYFPRLIVPASAVIVSFVDFLVSGMILLGLMAWYNFVPTWRILTLPLFIGIAFAASIGAGLWLAALNVKYRDFRYIVPFIVQFGLYISPVGFSSSVVLERFPQWGWLYSLNPMVGVIDGFRWAILGGESNLYLPGFTISMGLVALFLISGVWYFRKVERTFADVI from the coding sequence ATGCACACTAAAGAACTGATTATCGAAGCCGGTCGTAGCGAAAGCCAGTATTGGAAAGATATCTGGCGATACCGAGAGTTATTTTACTTCCTGGCTTGGCGCGATATTTTAGTGCGCTACAAGCAGACAATCATTGGCATGGCTTGGGCGCTGATTCGACCGTTCTTAACGATGGTGGTCTTCACGGTGGTGTTTGGCACATTGGCAAAGTTACCGTCTGAGGGTGCGCCTTACCCGATTTTGGTGTTTTCAGCCATGCTACCCTGGCAGTTTTTTGCCAATGCCCTGTCTGAATGCAGTAATAGCTTAATTAGTAATGCCAATTTGATTTCCAAAGTCTACTTTCCCCGCTTGATTGTACCTGCCAGTGCGGTGATTGTCAGTTTTGTGGATTTTCTGGTTTCGGGGATGATTTTGCTGGGGCTAATGGCTTGGTATAACTTTGTACCTACCTGGCGCATTTTGACGCTACCGCTGTTTATTGGTATTGCCTTTGCCGCCTCGATAGGTGCGGGGTTGTGGTTGGCGGCACTGAATGTAAAATACCGCGATTTTCGCTATATTGTGCCGTTTATTGTGCAGTTCGGCTTATATATTTCGCCTGTTGGATTTAGTAGCAGCGTCGTGCTTGAACGGTTTCCCCAGTGGGGTTGGCTCTATTCTTTAAATCCTATGGTGGGAGTAATTGATGGTTTCCGCTGGGCAATTTTAGGCGGGGAATCAAACCTTTACTTACCGGGATTTACAATCTCTATGGGATTAGTGGCACTTTTTTTAATTAGTGGCGTCTGGTATTTTCGGAAGGTCGAACGCACGTTTGCAGATGTGATTTAG
- a CDS encoding ABC transporter ATP-binding protein: protein MSDTVIRVENLGKKYTLGHQKQERYTALRDVISNSAKSAGRKFLKPFGKKMSDPAIDDFWALKDVSFEIKQGDRVGIIGRNGAGKSTLLKILSRITEPTNGSIRIKGRVASLLEVGTGFHPELTGRENIYLNGAILGMSKAEIKRKFDEIVAFAEVEKFLDTPVKRYSSGMYVRLAFSVAAHLEPEILIVDEVLAVGDAAFQKKCLEKMEDVGKEGRTVLFVSHTMSTITTLCQRAIWLIQGHVEMEGDAEQITAKYLLHGSETSGEVVFDSTNSDDKFCFKRLSLLNSQDHITSMFDTREAITIILEYQAHQTIKNLEVSLRVYNSFGTPIFTTNRSSSSAAFEVPAGHQASQIKIPSLFLAPGSYTIEVAAHIPNVEVLTHHSSIVSFQIEETGSNMALYKGQAHGVVLLNLPWVEIAR, encoded by the coding sequence ATGTCTGATACAGTCATTCGGGTTGAAAACCTGGGAAAGAAATATACCCTTGGTCACCAAAAGCAGGAACGTTACACGGCACTGCGGGATGTAATTTCTAATAGTGCTAAGTCTGCTGGGCGCAAGTTTCTAAAGCCTTTTGGCAAAAAGATGTCTGACCCAGCTATTGACGACTTTTGGGCACTGAAGGATGTTTCGTTTGAAATTAAGCAAGGCGATCGCGTTGGCATTATCGGTCGCAATGGTGCAGGTAAATCAACCTTATTAAAGATTTTAAGTCGGATTACTGAGCCAACGAACGGCAGTATCCGGATTAAGGGACGTGTAGCTAGTTTATTGGAAGTTGGAACGGGATTTCACCCAGAATTAACGGGTAGAGAGAATATCTATCTCAACGGCGCGATTCTAGGGATGAGCAAGGCTGAGATTAAGAGGAAATTTGATGAAATTGTCGCTTTTGCTGAGGTAGAGAAGTTTTTAGATACACCCGTGAAGCGGTATTCCTCAGGAATGTACGTGCGCTTAGCATTTTCGGTAGCGGCACATTTGGAACCGGAAATTTTGATTGTAGATGAGGTGCTTGCCGTTGGAGATGCTGCATTTCAGAAGAAGTGTTTAGAGAAGATGGAGGACGTAGGGAAAGAAGGGCGGACTGTATTGTTTGTCAGTCATACCATGTCCACAATCACGACGTTATGTCAACGGGCTATTTGGTTGATTCAGGGACATGTAGAGATGGAAGGTGATGCTGAACAGATAACGGCGAAGTACTTACTGCACGGCTCTGAAACGTCTGGAGAAGTGGTTTTTGATTCTACTAATTCAGATGATAAATTTTGTTTTAAGCGTTTGTCTCTGCTCAATTCCCAAGACCATATAACCTCTATGTTTGATACCAGAGAGGCAATAACAATTATTCTTGAGTATCAGGCACATCAAACCATCAAAAACCTGGAAGTATCATTGCGAGTCTATAATTCATTCGGAACTCCTATTTTTACTACTAATAGATCGTCCTCTAGTGCAGCATTTGAGGTACCAGCAGGTCATCAGGCTTCCCAAATTAAGATTCCTTCTCTATTTCTTGCGCCCGGTTCTTACACTATCGAGGTTGCAGCTCACATCCCAAATGTTGAGGTTTTAACTCATCATAGTTCGATTGTGAGTTTCCAGATTGAAGAGACAGGAAGTAATATGGCCTTGTATAAAGGACAGGCTCATGGAGTTGTCCTTCTCAATCTTCCTTGGGTAGAAATAGCTAGGTAA
- a CDS encoding class I SAM-dependent methyltransferase, which produces MSANLITWEEAVQWLREQPDKQELVRYCYYDDPLELAAERFSDSEEWLTLIKLLRKNIPGHVLDLGAGRGISSYAFAKAGCTVTALEPDPSPLVGAKAIQSLSDCSQLPIQIIQEYGETLPFQDNTFDIVYGRAVLHHARDLTQLCREAARVLKPGGVFVGTREHVISREEDLPLFFESHALHSLYGGENAFLLKEYTDAIQASGLKLKKVLGPLESAINYAPMTQGEFQAKVELWLAQRTGEKIASCLASTRAIQQFYGWYASQKSNSPGRHYSFIAVKK; this is translated from the coding sequence ATGAGCGCTAATTTAATAACATGGGAAGAGGCTGTGCAATGGTTAAGAGAGCAGCCTGATAAACAAGAGCTTGTACGTTATTGTTATTATGATGACCCATTAGAGCTTGCTGCTGAACGATTCAGCGATAGTGAAGAATGGCTAACTCTAATAAAACTGCTGAGAAAGAATATCCCAGGACATGTATTAGATTTGGGGGCAGGCAGAGGGATTTCAAGCTATGCTTTTGCCAAAGCCGGATGTACAGTAACAGCATTGGAACCCGATCCAAGCCCACTTGTTGGTGCGAAAGCTATCCAGTCTTTATCCGATTGCAGTCAGCTGCCAATTCAAATCATTCAAGAATACGGCGAAACCTTACCCTTTCAAGACAATACTTTTGATATTGTTTATGGACGAGCCGTGTTACATCATGCCCGTGACTTAACACAACTTTGTCGGGAAGCAGCACGAGTATTAAAACCAGGCGGAGTCTTTGTCGGTACTCGCGAACACGTTATTTCCCGAGAAGAAGATTTACCACTCTTTTTCGAGTCCCATGCCTTGCATTCTCTCTATGGTGGAGAAAATGCTTTTCTCTTGAAAGAGTATACAGATGCAATTCAAGCATCGGGCTTAAAGCTGAAAAAAGTTCTTGGCCCTCTAGAGAGTGCAATTAATTATGCACCCATGACTCAAGGAGAATTTCAGGCTAAGGTCGAACTTTGGTTGGCTCAGCGCACTGGTGAAAAAATAGCTAGCTGTCTGGCTTCCACCAGAGCTATCCAGCAGTTTTATGGTTGGTATGCCTCTCAAAAGTCAAATAGTCCTGGTCGCCACTATTCATTTATAGCTGTCAAAAAGTAA
- a CDS encoding NAD-dependent epimerase/dehydratase family protein: MTTQSKSILITGVAGFIGRYVARHFSEQGWSVIGIDNSPPENAPLANLSAYQRLQLPDPALNGLLQERTPQVCIHCAGRASVGLSLTDPAADFYASTALTFEILNALRLNVPSCRFIFLSSAAVYGNPESLPVSETQSSAPLSPYGFHKWQCEQLCLEFAKVYGLPTASLRIFSAYGPGLRRQVLWDICQKVITQNSLTLQGTGQESRDFIHALDIARALSVVATSAPMQGEVYNLGSGREVAIAQLANLVLEALDADCSPQFDGVVPAGTPLNWQADISKLKTLGFTPSVPLERGVKTFANWCRAELVGV; the protein is encoded by the coding sequence GTGACTACTCAATCCAAGTCCATTTTAATAACAGGTGTTGCAGGCTTTATTGGTCGCTACGTTGCGCGTCATTTCTCAGAGCAAGGCTGGTCTGTCATTGGTATTGACAACTCTCCTCCTGAGAATGCCCCCCTAGCTAATCTGTCAGCTTATCAACGCCTGCAACTGCCAGATCCAGCACTTAATGGCTTGCTGCAAGAACGCACCCCTCAAGTTTGCATCCATTGTGCGGGTCGCGCCTCGGTAGGTTTATCTCTCACTGACCCAGCTGCGGACTTTTATGCTAGTACAGCGCTGACCTTTGAGATACTGAATGCTCTGCGGCTCAATGTCCCTAGCTGCCGCTTCATTTTTCTCTCTAGTGCAGCAGTTTACGGCAACCCCGAATCACTGCCAGTGAGCGAAACTCAGTCCTCTGCTCCCCTGTCCCCCTATGGCTTCCACAAATGGCAGTGTGAGCAGTTATGTCTAGAGTTTGCCAAAGTGTATGGCTTGCCAACAGCTAGCCTCAGAATTTTCTCGGCTTATGGCCCCGGCTTACGTCGTCAAGTCCTCTGGGATATTTGCCAAAAAGTCATTACTCAAAACTCCCTCACTTTACAGGGAACTGGGCAAGAAAGTCGGGACTTCATCCATGCTCTTGATATTGCCAGAGCCTTGAGCGTGGTTGCCACTTCCGCCCCGATGCAAGGAGAAGTTTACAACCTTGGCAGCGGTCGAGAAGTTGCGATCGCACAGTTAGCTAATCTGGTTCTAGAGGCATTAGACGCCGACTGCTCTCCTCAGTTTGATGGTGTTGTCCCTGCCGGAACTCCCCTCAACTGGCAGGCCGATATCTCGAAATTAAAGACTCTAGGATTTACTCCTTCCGTCCCCTTAGAACGGGGTGTTAAAACGTTTGCAAACTGGTGTCGTGCGGAGTTAGTTGGTGTATGA
- a CDS encoding glycosyltransferase family 4 protein — protein sequence MTKPLRIALIMQGGRDWIGGTQYIKNIILALGSLPEEVRSTFELCLITSKSLDSSLYSEIFPYLKDIYDLEVDLEPLTPSNRLRWKLIETLFKQDNPRFDALIEKNNIDFLYPSFSQCGSPKSYRSAAWIADFQHKYLPQFFTESELEWRDSSYKLTARYASSVVMSSKTAEADFQKFFPEAAHKSKVLSFKSCPPSEWYETDAQQIQKEYCLPDRFFLVSNQFWKHKNHLIVFKALKLLQEKSIYPIVVCTGHLYDRRQPDYIDTILQTLHQLDIAKQVYLLGLIPRLSQIQLMRRSLAVIQPSLFEGWSTVVEDARCLGKAIILSDIPVHLEQNPPNSLLFERNSPESLAIQIAEWWEHLSAGPDLEQEVIAKANNFNEIQAFGYRFLEIAQGSS from the coding sequence ATGACAAAACCCCTACGAATTGCTCTAATCATGCAAGGCGGTCGAGACTGGATCGGCGGCACGCAATATATCAAAAATATCATCTTGGCTCTAGGTAGTCTTCCCGAAGAAGTTCGCTCCACGTTTGAACTGTGTTTGATTACTAGCAAATCACTTGATTCAAGTCTGTACAGTGAAATTTTTCCGTACCTCAAGGATATTTATGACCTAGAAGTCGATCTAGAGCCTCTAACGCCATCAAATCGTCTTCGCTGGAAGCTAATAGAAACATTATTTAAGCAAGATAATCCTCGCTTCGATGCTTTGATAGAGAAAAATAATATTGATTTTCTTTATCCCTCCTTCTCTCAATGCGGAAGTCCTAAATCCTATCGCTCAGCCGCATGGATCGCCGATTTTCAGCATAAATATTTACCTCAATTTTTTACTGAATCAGAGCTTGAATGGAGAGACAGCTCATATAAACTCACGGCTCGTTACGCATCTAGTGTTGTAATGAGTAGTAAAACAGCTGAGGCAGACTTCCAGAAATTTTTCCCAGAAGCAGCGCATAAGTCAAAAGTTCTATCCTTTAAGAGCTGTCCGCCATCTGAATGGTATGAAACAGATGCACAGCAGATACAGAAAGAGTATTGTCTACCTGACCGCTTCTTTTTAGTAAGTAATCAGTTCTGGAAACACAAAAATCATCTGATTGTCTTTAAAGCTCTAAAACTATTACAGGAGAAGTCAATTTATCCCATCGTGGTTTGCACCGGTCATCTGTATGATCGACGCCAACCTGACTACATTGATACGATTCTGCAAACTCTTCACCAGTTAGATATTGCCAAGCAGGTGTATCTACTGGGACTGATTCCACGCCTTTCCCAAATTCAGCTCATGCGGCGTTCACTTGCAGTGATTCAACCCTCCCTATTTGAGGGATGGAGTACTGTTGTTGAGGATGCCAGATGCTTAGGAAAGGCAATTATTCTTTCAGATATACCCGTTCATTTGGAGCAAAATCCTCCGAATAGTCTTTTATTTGAACGTAACTCTCCTGAAAGTTTAGCTATCCAAATAGCAGAGTGGTGGGAACATCTTTCAGCTGGCCCCGATCTAGAACAAGAAGTTATTGCTAAAGCCAATAATTTCAATGAAATACAAGCTTTTGGCTATCGCTTCCTGGAAATTGCCCAAGGTAGCTCTTAG